ATACAGCAAAACCGTGACTAAGACTTCCTCCTGGTCCGTCAGCAATAGGATCGAGTCCACCTTGAAAGTGTCTGTCAGTGCGGGGATCCCGAATCTGGTCGAGTTGTCATCAGGGTTCAGCTTGACCGTGGGAGGGGAGCAATCCACCAGCCTGCTGAAGACTGAGTCCATAACAGAATCGGATACCATCAACCTGAAGATCCCACCAGGGAAGACCATGGATGTTGAGATCACAGTGGGGAAAGCAAATATCAACCTCGACTACGAGGCCAAAGTGAAAGTCACCTGCATGAATGGCAGTCAGCTGGTCTTCCCAACCAAAGGCATCTACACTGGTGTTACTTACACTTCAGCGAGGGTATCCACAAAGGAGAGATGAGACAAGTGTGTGACATCCTGAATAATAAGCACAGTGATAGAATGTGACACAATTACTAATTATTTGTGTTCCTTCTCTGTTATTATGATCATCTTTTGAGCGATTCTAATTGAACCATGTTGCCTCAGCTCTTTATTTCTGTCTCAGCAGAGGGTATAACAACAGCTGGGTCATTCCTACAATCCGGTGCCTTTTATGTGAATGATTGAGCAACATTCACTACGGAATGTTTTCTTACATGCTTAGACCCCATTTACCATAAAAAACTATGTTATGTAACTATAATAAGTTTCATTTATAATAAAGAATTTGTCTGGTGTGTCAGTAACCTTTCGCCATATCCCCAGTTAAGTTTACTCAACTTCCATTGGATATACTATTCATAAAACTCACAAATATTGTAATTATCATTACATTGAGTTGTTTCTCTTTCTAACTAATTTTTAATCATGATTCATTCAATATTTAATATAAGATTCATCTAATATGTTTGTTAGTACACATGCAGTCACTCTCACGCGCACATCTCAACCTCACCTCCATGTGCCTGTCAACATCTCCAACCGAGAAACATGAAGTACCCCACTAATTACAAGGACAAAGTTAGTATTTAGTTTATTTAGCTTAACTTATTTATGAATTAACATATGATCACTTTGTATTTATACTTTTAATTAACAAATGCATGAATGTTAAGAGTAGAGCTGTAAACAAAAGGTTTTGCGCAAAACTAAACTACATTTATTGGCatacatttattttccttttcacAGTTGAACAACAATAGAAATAGCAGAGAACTTTGCTACAATTATCAAAGGTCTTCCACTGTAAACGGTTTTAATCAGTGACTCATTGGACCTTGTTAACATTAGAGATCAGCTCTGTGACCATGATTTTCAATGAAACATAGATGAAAGGAAAAGCATGAGTAAAATGTCATTTAAGTGCAGCTACATGAGGATATAACCTACAGACAAATAGGCTACACATATTATGGGCTATGAAAGACCTATGAAGTGTGACAACACCATCTAGTGGTCATGTAGCTACATCCACTAAGTAGAAACACTACGAATGAATAAATGATGTAAAACCAAAGCAACTTCGCAACATACTCTAAATGAAAGGGTTCTTTGTTTTAGGTCAGCAGGGAGTCGGCTACTACAGTACTATCATTTGACCTCTGAGAAAAAGCACACAGATTAACAATTCTATGCAATAAGATTGATATCCCGCCAAATTATTTCCATAGGTGAACTGTCAATGTCTGGAAAAATATATTTGATCTGTAATGTGTAGGAAATATGTTAAATATAGCCTATTACCTTTACCCTCTTATAATGATCAACTGTTTTCTCTACTGTCGGGCCGAAGATAGTTTTTAGTCTATATTCTTAGTAGCTGTCtacttaccaccacaaaccgatgctggtacTAACACCGCACTCAaggagctgtataaggccataagcaaacaggaaaaagctcatccagaggcggcgctcctagtggccgaggACTTCAATGCAGGataacttaaatccattttacctaatttctaccagcatgttaaatgtgcaaccagaggaaaaaaactctgTGCATGTGAGTGACTGCATGTGTGCTAACAGACTCATTAGATGATTCTTATATTAAATAATGACTTAATCATGATTAACAATTAGTTAGAAAGAGAACAACTCAAAGTAATGTTCATCAAAATATTGGAATGATAATTACAATATTTGTGAATTTTCTGAATAGTATATCTAATGGAAGATAAATAAACTTAACTGGGGATAGGACGAAAGCTTATTGACACACCAGACAAATGGTTTATTACAACTTTAATTAATTATAGTTACATAACATTGTTTTTTATGGTAATCTAACCATATAAGAAAACTTTTTTTGTGAATGTTGTTCAATAATTCACACAAAACATGTGTTAAAATGTCATTGGACACAAAAGGCACCGGATTGTAGGAATGATCCACCTGTTGTTATACCCTCTGCtgagacagaagacagagacagagacagagctgagTCAACTGGGTTCAATCAGAATCACTCAAAGATGATCAAAATAACAGAGAAGGCACACAAATAATCAGTAATGGTGTCACGTTCTTTCACTGTGCATACTATTCATGATGTCATGCACTGGTATCATGTCTCCTTTGTGGATATCCTCACTGAAGTGTAAGTCACACCAGTGGATGGGAAGAACAGCTGACTGCCATTCATGCAGGTGACTTTCACTATGGCCCTGTAGTCAAGGTCGAAATTTGCTTTCACCATTGTGATCTCAACATCCATGGTCTTCCCTGGTGGGATCTTCACGTTGATGGTATCCGATTCTGTTATGGTCTCTGTCTTCTGCAGGCTGGTGGTTTGCTCCACTCCCACGGTCAAGCTGAACCCTGATGACACCTCGACCAGATATGGGATCCCTACTTTGACCGACACATTCAAGGTGGATTCTATCTTGTTGCTGACAGACCAGGAGGAAGTCTTGGTCAGGGTCTTGCTGTATGTAATAGACTCTTCTTGAACCAATGAGGTGTCATTGTGGTGGGACACGGATTTCACATATTCTGGAGTCACCtaaaatcaacacacacacaaagatagaaATTGTTCAGATAAGACAAAGACAATTTTAGAACTAATCATCAGTGAGGTACTGATCAATTGATTTGTAGTAAGCCAACAATAGTAActaatgtgtctgtatgtgtgtgtgactgtcctaGAAATGAGATGCCTGATGAATGTCGACCCCCATATTGGATTACATGTTTTAAAGTGGACAGCCCCCTTAATGTTAGAGCATCGGTAGAGTTTTCCTGAgctgtctacacacacacctggggtttGAAGAGGGACAGGGTGGGATACTTCATGTCAGTCAGCACGGACGACTTGATGGTGTTGATGAAGAGGAAGCCCATGCAGTCGATGTCTGAGCCAGACCTGCCCTACAGTCCCAGGCAGATTCCAGACCCCACATCTATGGTGTACTCAGTCTTCAGTGGCCAGCTGGTAATTTTTTCAAAGAACTGACGGTTCTGACTCGTCGTGAACTTGATGGTACCCAGACGTGTGCCGACACCGTTACCCCACAGAGACAGCTTGGTGATGCGCTCACCGAGTTTGAACTCAAACTCATTGAAAGTGTGTGAGGTCGCAACGCGCCTGTCCACTAGCTCCGCCCGCACAGCTTTGACCCGCCAGCCTTCCACCGCCACTCCAATCTTCTTGATGGTGGCACCGTTGTCCATGCCATGGAATTCAAATGAACTGCCTCCTCCACCACTGATCAACTGCAGTCTGGTTGCcatgttaagtgtgtgtgtacgtcacGTAACCTGAAATACAAATTTGTACAGATACATTTAAGAAACCTCCAACTCAAACTCAGATCTGATTCAGACATTCAAAGCACCAACAGGAAATTAAAGAACAAGATAAAAGGATCAATCAATAACTAAGGGATATAATGACTCATGGTAGGAACTAGAGGTAGAGCAACACATCAGTCTAGGGCAGGGCTCTTCAacgctgttcctggagagctaccctcctgttggttttcactccagccccagttgtaactaacctgattataccatctactgcatcttgcctatgccgttcagccatcgctcatccatatatcatccatatatatttttatgtacatattcataaGTGCATATATGtacttattcattcctttacacttgtgtgtgtataaggtaggtgttgtgaaattgttagattaattgttagatattactgcatggtcggaactagaatcacaagcaattcgctacactcgcattaacatctgctaaccatgtgtatgtgacaaataacatttgatttgattggattagAATCAGGTGGACTAGATTGGGATTGGAATGAAAAAAATAGAGGACTGTAGCTCTGGTCTAGGGCGACCAAATCACTCCACAATCCTCAGGTCACTGAGAATGAAGCATTCTTGAATTGCTCCTAACTCCTCCttgtcctccaccctcctctgatCTTTCCATCTTTATTCGCCTGGAATCTGTCACACCCATTCCTTCCTCCACAGCTAGGAACCTCAGTCACCATGgagtccctctcccactcccaggACCTCCCCACTCCACCTCCTGCTTTTTCttcctgatcaacaccatggagtCCCTCTCCTACTCCCAGCACCTCCCACTCTACATCCTGCTGTTTCttcctgatcaacaccatggagtCCCTCTCCTACTCCCAGCACCTACCACTCTACATCCTGCTGTTTCttcctgatcaacaccatggagtCCCTCTCCTACTCCCAGCACCACCCACTCTACATCCTGCTGTTTCttcctgatcaacaccatggagtCCCTCTCCTACTCCCAGCACCTCTCACTCTACCTCCTGCTGTTTCttcctgatcaacaccatggagtCCCTCTCCTACTCCCAGCACCTCCCACTCTACCTCCTGCTGTTTCttcctgatcaacaccatggagtAACTCTCTTACTCCCAGCACCTCCCACTCTACCTCCTGCTGTTTCTTCCTGATCAACTTGGTGACTTATGTGTAATGAAATATATTGTTGTGTATGAATGGTACAGATGCTACATTAGAATATGATAACCTTCCCTTTAATGATGAGTATGAATGTAATAGATGCTACATCAGAATATGAGGTTGTTTATGGTGCTAAAACTAATCTCTGCAAACAAAGTTGCTGCTTTGAAATATCTGAAAGAATAAAGATTGAAATGAATTAATATATAACAATATTCTTTAAGACAGGCTGCACTATTCACATGTATGTactaatatattataatatagtCTAATATTCTTTCAGACAGGCTTTAGCATTTACAGGtatgtattaatatattataatatagtaCAATATTCTTTAAGACAGGCTTTAGCATTTACAGGTATGTATTAATATATTATGACACTGTCTAATATAGAACAGGGTCTGTTAACTTTATCAAGTGTCCAATTAAAACTAACACTCAGATTTAGTCAAGTAACACCTAAAACCTGAATCATTCAAACTTCATTATTGAATGTAGATACAAGGGTTTTATTTTACTTGCATGAGATGCTACTCTGTACAGTGCAAGCAATGCAACAGCTGCATCATTGGTAGTGTAGTCATGATTTGTATTGCCCTATTCTTGAACTATGTGCTTTAAGACCCTAAATATGAATATCTATGATCACAATGTTGTGCCCTCTCTTTTTTAAttaaatttatttcacctttatttatccaggtaagCAAGTTGAGGACTATTTCTCATTTAcacctgcgacctggccaagataaaacaaagcagcgtgacacaaacaacaacacagagttacacatggaataaacgagcgtacagtcaataacacaatagaaaaaagatagtctatatacagtatgtgcaaatggcatgaggaggtaaggcaataaataggccatagtagcgaattAATTACATtatagcagattaacactggagtgaaagatgagcagatgatgatgtgcaagtagtgatactggtgtgcaaaagagcagaaaagtaaagaaaagcaatatggggatgaggtaggtagattgggtggactatgtacagctgcagcgatcggttagctgctcagatagctgatgtttaaaattagtgagggaaatgtaagtctccagcttcagcgatttgagcaatttgttccagtcactggcagcagagaactggaaggaaaggcggccaatggAGGTTTTTGccttggggatgaccagtgagatatacctgctggaacacatactacaggtgggtgttgttatcgtgaccagtgagctgagataaggcagagctttacctagcatagacttagaTGACCAGGAGCCAGCGGGTCTCGAGACGAATTACTTAGCGAGGGCCAgcagactagagcatacaggtcgcagtgttggttggtataaggggctttgttaacaaaacggatggcgttgtgatagactgcatccagtattggaagctattttgtggatgacatcgccgaagtcgaggatcggtaggatagtcagttttactagggtaagtttggtggcgtgagtgaaggaggctttgtggcgaatagaaagccgattctagatttgattttgaggTGGACATggttgatatgagtctggaaggagagtttacagtctagccagacacctaggtatttgtagttgtccacatattctaggttagaaccgtccagagtagtgatgctagtcgggcgggcggctgtgggcagcgaatggttgaaaagcatgcatttggtttttctAGCGTTTAAGAACAGTTGGATGCCATGGAAGGTgtgttatatggcattgaagctcgtttggaggttagttaacacagtgaccAAAGaaggggccagatgtatacagaatggtgtcatctgcatagaggtggatcagagaatcaccagcagcaagagagacatcgttgatatatacagagaaaagagtcggcccgagaattgaaccctgtggtacccccatagagactgccagaggtctggacaacaggccctccgatttgacagactgaactctgtctgcgaagtagttgaaagtcgaaagccttgaccaggtcgatgaagacagctgaacagtactgtcttttatcgatggcggttatgatgtccgTTTAGtgccttgagtgtggctgaggtgcacccataaaccagctcggaaaccggattgcacagcggagaaggtaccgtggcattcaaaatggtcagtgatctgtttattagcttggctttcgaagacttcataaaggcagggcaggatggaaataggtctataacagtgaGAGAGTGTCACCCactttgaagaaggggatgaccgcggcaactttccaatctttagggatcttggacgacacgaaagagaggttgattAGACTGGtattaggggttgcaacaatgacggctgataattttagaaagagagggtgcaGATTGTctggcccagctgatttgtatgggtccaggttttgcagctctgtcagaacatctgctatctggatttgggtgaaggagaagctggggatgctcgggcaagtagctgcgaggggtgcagagctgttggccggggttggggtagccaggaggaaagcatggccagccgtagagaaatgcttattgaaattttcggtggtgaccgtgttacctagcctcagctGGGAGGAGgcgctcttgttctccatggactttacagtgtcgcaaaactttttggaattagagctacaggatgcacatttctgtttgaaaacgcTAGCTTTCCTTGTTCACATCACCTCAACAAGATGGACCATGTTCTTACTCGACTCGGGATCAAAATCAACATCCAGTGAAGCTGGAGTGCACCAACGGTccaaactcaataaaaactagttttcccatggtgccccatgttaatgagttaataattgcttgattcagttaatcacgtaaTTAGAAACTTATAATCATTAGATGAGCAACAGTCgccacattaactaatacaacgtcacgacagtGTATAGTATGAGTAGAGAAAGGTGCTGTTGCATATTAGTGAACATGTTTTGGTTAGTGACTGGAAACCACCGATATGCTCTCTGGCTCAAATGTCAAGAAGAGGAAGTGGCACCAAGAGTGGTTGAAACTGTTGATACACGTTTGTCATGATTAGCACAATACAATGTCTTAATCAGGGTCAAAGGATTTGTgtcaatttcaatagaaaactactGATGCATATCTTTGTATGGGCGTGGGGGGAGTTTTGCTGATTTATGAAAGAGTGCTTCTCCACTCCAGAGACACGTATTCCACTGTTGCGTCTTTGGTGTTAAACAATTGAACTTCACTCTGAGTCTTGACTCTTAAACAGGTTTATTGCATATTGAATCAGACCTATCAGTTTACTTCAATTACTATCTTCTATAGCCATCCTTAACACTGAGGCCTGCATATCGTTGTATGTAATTACACAATGTCCCTAAATAACTCATCTTGCTATATGAGGAAATATTTGAGAGCAACATTTTATTTTGACCAAATaatgaacaaaacatatatatattgttttgtttCCTATATTCTGAAACCGTTTCTTAATCACTTATAAAGTCTAGCTGAACAAGCATGGTATAGGTTTGTTGTTCCCCACGATGAAATTGGGAAGGGGACTACCGATCTGTCTCCGTCCGTCTGTTGGTATGTTTGCTTGTGCTTTAGTAAAACAAGATATCTCTGAGAGCACTGGGCTGATTTTGAcaaaacttgggtgaatgattcatcttgccatagagatccaacatttacaaaattacactgattgcgCCAAGGTGGGAGTTATGGTATTTAACTGCAATTTGTTAGTAACACACAACAAGTCAATTTACCCAGGAGGCGGTAGTGCATCATTCATGGGGgatgacatgtttactgttgccttgtttttACATGGTTGACTTTGGCCTCCTATTGTTCTGTTTTGAATTCAAAagtatgatgttagtatgatgttAAATGTGAGGTGAGTAGACTGTTGAGTGTAGTGCTTTACATCAAGCTGTCTCTTAATCTTGAAtactgttacgttccccagtttttgtgttgtgggtttgtgtatatgtatatttcaggaaatggcttcctggattcccccaagcagctgattggtcggccccagTGCAGATTGGAGCTCTGATCCCGCCCTCCTCATTAAGGGATACAGCTGTCGGCAATTACAAACTCCTTCTGCAGCTTTATAAGCCAGTGTTCCTTTGTTAGGAAGAGAGAGCTTCTTTGATGTCCTGTGTTGCTCAGGTAGAGTGTCTTGGTATGTCCTGTGTTTTGTTGTatattgtaaagtattttgttgCTTGTCCTGCAGACGTCTGTCAAAAGGACTGTTTTTGATCTTTGAAATTGTAAACTTGAATTTATTATTGAGTCATGTTTTAGGTGTTACTTGACTAAATCATTGGACAGATGCTTTAAAAGGTTGACAGACCCTGTTCTATATTAGACCGTGTCATAATATATTAATGCATACCTGTGAATAATGTAGCCTGTGTTAATGACTATTGTAATACATTAATCAAATTCAATCTTTTATTATTTCAGGTATTTCAAAGCAGAAACCTTGTTTGGAAAGGTGAGTTCCAGCTCCAACTCACATTCTGAAGTGGAATCTGCAACATTCATATTCATGATTCTTTGTAATTATAGCAACAGCACAATTAATTTTAGACGTGCTCACTTACACCATGTTTCATTACACAAGTCACCAAGTTGATCAGGAAGAAACCGCAGGATGTAGTGAGACGTGCTGGGAGTAGGAGAGGGACTCTGTGGCTTTGAATGTCTGAATCAGTTCCTTGAGTTGGAGGCTTCTTAAATTGATATGTACAAATTTGTATCTGAGGTTACGTGACGCGCACACACATGGCAACCACACTGCATTTGATCGGTGGTGGAGGAGGCAGTCCATTTGAATTCCATGGCATGGACAACGGTGCCACCATCAAGAAGATCGGAGTGGCGGTGGGAGGCTCGCAGGTGAAAGCTGTGCGGGTGGAGCTGACCGACGGGAAAGGAGCGACTTTTGGAGATGCGAACACTTTCAATGAGTTTGAGTTCAACCTCGGTGAGCACATCACCAAGCTGTCTCTGTGGGGTAATGGCGCCGGCACACGTCTGGGTGCCATCAAATTCGTGACGAGTCAGAACCGGGAGTTCTTTGAAAAAATGACCAGCTGGCCACTGAAGACTGAGTACACCATAGATGTGGGGTCTGGAATCTGCCTGGGGCTGCAGGGCAGGTCTGGCTCGGACATCGACTGCATGGGCTTCCTCTTCATCAAAACCATCAAGTCGTCCGTAATGACTGACATGGAGTATCCCACCCTGTCCCTCTATAAACCCCAGGTGAGCTCTTCCAAAGATGTGTGTAGACAGCTCAGGAATACTCTACCGATGCACTAACATTAAGGGGGCTGTCCactttaaaacatgttttccaaTATGGGGGTTGACCTTCATCAGGGATCTCATTTCTAGAAAAGTCATGCCTCATGTTTAATTGGCCTTGCTCAGTAAAATAGCAGGAATTTACTCATACACATCAGTCCAagatggcgcacacacacacgttaatatTGGCTCTTAAAAATGTATTATCAGTTAATAAATTGTCTTTGTCTTGTTTGAACAACTTGTATCTTTGTGTTCATTTTAGGTGAACCAAGAATATGTGACATCTGTGTCTCACCAGAACGACACCTCCTTGGTTCTAGAAAAGTCCATTACATACAGCAAGACGCTGACCAAGACTTCCTCCTGGTCCGTCAGCAACAAAATAGAATTCACCTTGAATGTGTCGGTCAAAGCAGGGATCCCAGATCTGGTCGAGGTGTCATCAGGGTTCAGCTTGACCGTGGGAGTGGAGCAATCTACCAGCCTGCAGAAGACAGAGACCATAACAGAATCAGGTACCATCAACGTGAAGATCCCACCAGGGAAGATCATGGATGTTGAGATCACAATGTGGAAAGCAAATATCGACCTCGACTACAGGGCCAAAGTGAAAGTCACCTGCATGAATGGCAGTCAGCTGGTCTTCCCATCCAAAGGCATCTACACTGGTGTGGCTTACACTTCATTGAGGTTATCCAGAAAGGAGAGATGAGTCAAGTGTGACTTTATGAATAAAAAGTGCAGTGATAGAAATTGATACCATGACTGATTCTTTGTGTGCCTTTTCTGTTATCATCTTTGAGTGATTCTAATTGGACCCTGTTTTCTGTCTCAGCAGAGGGTATAACAATAGGTGGATCTTTCCTACGATCCGGTGACTTTTGTGTCCAATGACATTTTAATAACACAACATTCATTTCAATGTTTTATGGTTAGACCCCCATTTACCATAAACACAATGTTATCTAACGATAATTTGATTTCGTGAAAGATGTCTTGTGTGTTTGCTTTAACTCCAGTATAGTTTTGATTTTCACATACTTTTCATAACATTCACAAATATTGTAATTATCATTACATTGAGCTCTCTTAACAAATTCTTTATGAATAACACATGCAGTCACTCTCACGTGCACATTCACATTACACACCACATCTGTtaacaatttaaatacatttcccCCGAACTCAAAAGACATGTACATATTGGACTACCTATTGTGTAGAATACAAGCAGCATCTCAGCT
This genomic stretch from Oncorhynchus kisutch isolate 150728-3 linkage group LG24, Okis_V2, whole genome shotgun sequence harbors:
- the LOC116356992 gene encoding aerolysin-like protein isoform X1 — encoded protein: MSCVAQVFQSRNLVWKGYVTRTHMATTLHLIGGGGGSPFEFHGMDNGATIKKIGVAVGGSQVKAVRVELTDGKGATFGDANTFNEFEFNLGEHITKLSLWGNGAGTRLGAIKFVTSQNREFFEKMTSWPLKTEYTIDVGSGICLGLQGRSGSDIDCMGFLFIKTIKSSVMTDMEYPTLSLYKPQVNQEYVTSVSHQNDTSLVLEKSITYSKTLTKTSSWSVSNKIEFTLNVSVKAGIPDLVEVSSGFSLTVGVEQSTSLQKTETITESGTINVKIPPGKIMDVEITMWKANIDLDYRAKVKVTCMNGSQLVFPSKGIYTGVAYTSLRLSRKER
- the LOC116356992 gene encoding aerolysin-like protein isoform X2; amino-acid sequence: MATTLHLIGGGGGSPFEFHGMDNGATIKKIGVAVGGSQVKAVRVELTDGKGATFGDANTFNEFEFNLGEHITKLSLWGNGAGTRLGAIKFVTSQNREFFEKMTSWPLKTEYTIDVGSGICLGLQGRSGSDIDCMGFLFIKTIKSSVMTDMEYPTLSLYKPQVNQEYVTSVSHQNDTSLVLEKSITYSKTLTKTSSWSVSNKIEFTLNVSVKAGIPDLVEVSSGFSLTVGVEQSTSLQKTETITESGTINVKIPPGKIMDVEITMWKANIDLDYRAKVKVTCMNGSQLVFPSKGIYTGVAYTSLRLSRKER